A stretch of Bordetella genomosp. 13 DNA encodes these proteins:
- a CDS encoding SDR family NAD(P)-dependent oxidoreductase: protein MSSDAAVPDGRGLAVVTGAAGGIGLAIVQRLLADGWRVAGLDLVPPALESPGYRHVAADLCDGAGIAHALSGLGDVRALVHAAGVLRVGALQELDPADGMRMWALHVDAAVRLAQGLLPSLSAGGNGRIVLVGSRVAQGMPGRSLYAASKAALVALARSWGAELAASGVTVNVVSPAATQTGMLADPARAASAPRLPPIGRLIRPQEIAAMVSFLLSDEAAAITGQDLTVCGGASLVR, encoded by the coding sequence GTGTCGAGTGACGCCGCCGTGCCCGACGGCCGCGGCCTGGCCGTGGTCACAGGCGCCGCCGGCGGCATCGGCCTGGCCATCGTCCAGCGCCTGCTGGCCGATGGCTGGCGCGTGGCGGGACTGGATCTAGTCCCGCCGGCGCTCGAATCGCCGGGCTATCGGCACGTCGCGGCAGACCTTTGCGACGGCGCGGGCATCGCTCATGCGCTGTCCGGGCTGGGCGATGTCCGTGCATTGGTCCATGCGGCCGGGGTGTTGCGCGTGGGCGCGCTGCAAGAGCTGGATCCCGCCGACGGCATGCGCATGTGGGCGCTGCACGTGGACGCCGCAGTGCGCCTGGCGCAGGGCCTGCTGCCCTCGTTGAGCGCCGGCGGGAATGGCCGCATCGTGCTGGTGGGCAGCCGGGTGGCGCAGGGCATGCCGGGCCGCAGCCTCTACGCGGCGTCGAAGGCGGCGCTGGTCGCGCTGGCGCGCAGCTGGGGCGCGGAACTGGCCGCCAGCGGCGTCACCGTCAATGTCGTATCGCCTGCCGCGACCCAGACGGGCATGCTGGCCGATCCCGCGCGGGCGGCCAGCGCGCCGCGTCTGCCGCCCATCGGACGGCTGATACGTCCGCAGGAGATCGCGGCGATGGTGAGCTTTCTGCTGTCCGACGAGGCCGCCGCGATCACGGGGCAGGACCTGACTGTCTGCGGCGGGGCGTCGCTGGTTCGCTGA
- the azu gene encoding azurin, whose product MRKWMIAAALAAAAGPVWAQTCEQTVHGNDAMQFDVKAIEVDKSCKQFTVKLEHTGKLPRNAMGHNWVLTREVDMQGAATDGTAAGLDKDYVKPDDARVIAHTKVIGGGQSDSVTFDVSKLAAGQNYMFFCSFPGHWAIMKGTLKLAD is encoded by the coding sequence ATGCGCAAGTGGATGATCGCGGCCGCGCTGGCCGCAGCGGCAGGCCCTGTGTGGGCGCAGACATGCGAACAGACGGTGCATGGCAACGATGCCATGCAGTTCGACGTGAAGGCCATCGAGGTCGACAAATCGTGCAAGCAGTTCACCGTGAAGCTGGAGCACACGGGCAAGCTGCCGCGCAATGCGATGGGGCACAACTGGGTCTTGACGCGCGAGGTCGACATGCAGGGCGCCGCCACCGACGGCACGGCGGCCGGCCTGGACAAGGACTACGTCAAGCCGGACGATGCTCGCGTCATCGCGCACACCAAGGTAATCGGCGGGGGGCAATCGGACTCGGTCACTTTCGACGTGTCCAAGCTGGCGGCCGGCCAGAACTATATGTTCTTCTGCTCGTTCCCTGGCCATTGGGCCATTATGAAGGGCACGCTGAAGCTGGCTGACTGA